The region TAGATAGCAAGTAACATTCCTTAAAAGAGAGGGACTTTCTATCCACTTCATTCTCCCTAACTGTGCTATACTTAATTTATACTCAATGAAAATCAAAGAGCAAACTAGGAAACTAGCCGCAGGCTGTACTTGAGTACGGCAAGGCGACGTTGACGCGGTTTGAAGAGATTTTCGAAGAGTATTAGTACATTCTTTGAGATTGGAGCTAGTATGAAAATCCATAAAACTGTGAATCCTGTTGCCTATGAAAACACCTATTACCTAGAAGGTGAAAAACACCTCATCGTCGTCGATCCTGGTAGCCATTGGGAAACCATTCGTCAGACAATAGAGAACATCAACAAACCTATCTGTGCTATTCTCTTGACCCACGCTCATTATGACCATATCATGAGTCTGGACCTAGTTCGCGAGACTTTTGGCAATCCTCCTGTCTATATCGCAGAGAGTGAAGCCAGCTGGCTCTATACTCCCGTCGATAATCTCTCTGGGCTACCTCGGCACGATGATATGGCAGATGTGATCGCAAAGCCAGCTGAGCACACTTTTATCTTTCATGAGGAATATCAATTGGAGGAATTTCATTTCACCGTCTTACCAACACCAGGGCACTCTATCGGTGGTGTTTCTATCGTCTTTCCGCAAGCTCATTTGGTCTTGACAGGTGATGCTCTGTTCCGTGAAACAATCGGACGGACGGATCTTCCAACTGGTAGCATGGAACAACTCCTCCATAGTATCCAGACTCAACTCTTCACCCTACCAAACTACGATGTTTATCCAGGACATGGTCCAGCTACTACTATTGCTCACGAAAAGACCTTCAATCCTTTTTTCTAGGTAGCAAAAAACCAAGGAATTTTTATCCTTGGTTTTTGTGTACTGCTATTCAATTCTCCATTCTTTGATTTTAGAATCTAGTCTAGTATTGAATTTCATCGAACATTAGTTAGCTGGCTCAAATTCTTTCCATTCAAATTTAGCTAAATCAAGTTCATTAGAAGAAATCTCTAAGATTTTCTCTGGCTTTTGATCACCACCAATTTGAAAGATTCCTTCTTTAATCTTCTGTACTCCGTCTTTATCAAAAGCATACAGACTTAAGTTCATTTCTGGTCGTGTTGACTGCCAGTCTGCATATCTGACTTGACCGTTTTCATAAATAACTAAACTGGAACGAAAACCACCTGCAGAAGCTACATAAGCTGTATGAAGCAACTTGGGTTGTTTATTCTCTAAATAGTAAATGGCCCCTATATATTTTTTATCTCCAATAATCAATTCATCCTGACCATCATTATTTAAATCAGCAAACACATAATGAAGACTAGCTGGTTTATCGTAGGTGCTTAGTGTAAAGATATAGCCATACTCTTCAGAAAAAATTTTGTTCTGTTTCAACTTTTCATACAAGGATTCTCGGTCACCGGTACTTAAAAGAGCCTGATAGTGATTGTACCGCTCTATTACTTCCTCGTACAAATTTTTTCCTGTTTCACTTTTCTTTTCCATTGTTGTTGACGGTGTTGCCATTGAAGAACTCGTACTAGTTTGACTCTCTGACTTCGTAGAGGTTTCCTTCTGTTCCTCTTTGGTAGAAGATGATTGTCTTGCCGAAGGTTCTATTTTTTCATCTTTTTTGTTTGCGCCACAAGATGCTAAAACAAAAACAGTAAGAATGGCTGAAAGCATCATTAAAAATTTCTTCATGTTAACCTCTTTAACCCATTCTATGCAGATTTACGGATTTTAGTATTAGATTGGATTCCTTACCAAATAATGACGCGATTTTCTGGTGAACGCCACATACCGTCTCCTTCTTTGACATCATAGGTTGTAAAGAAATCATCGAAGTTTGGTACTTGTACATTGACACGGAGTTTGGCTGGTGCGTGTACATCGACACTAGCCAAAAGTTTCATAAATTCTGGACGACCTTTCATGCGCCAGATGCGACCGAAGTTGTAGAAGAATTCTTCTGCTGAGAAGTCTGCTTCTCTCTTAGCTGCTTCAAGCGCTGCAGCGATTCCTCCCAAGTCAGCCACGTTTTCTGACACAGTCAATTTACCGTTAATGGTTGCTCCATAAGAATCTTGTCCATCAAATTGGTCAATAACTTTTTGTGTTTTCTCCTTGAAGGCAGCATAGTCGCTCTCAGTCCACCAATCCTTGAGGCTACCATTTTCATCAAAGGACGCTCCGTTGGTATCAAAGGCGTGGGAAATTTCATGGGCAATAACCGCTCCGATACCCCCGTAGTTAGCAGAAGATGACTGATGCAAGTCATAGAAAGGTGCTTGTAAAATGGCCGCTGGGAAGACAATTAGGTTCTTCTGTGGATTGTAGTAGGCATTGACCATATGAGCAGGCATGCCCCATTCCTTGTAATCTACAGGCTGATTCCACTTGCTCCAACTGTGTTTGATTTCCACACGCGCAAAGGCTAGAGCATTGTCAAAAAGACTAGCAGTCTCATCCACTACCTTGTCCTTGTAGCGTTCTGGTAATTCTTCTGGGTAACCGATATAAGGCTTGATAACATTGAGTTTGACGATGGCCTTGTCACGAGTTTCTGGAGTCAGCCAGTCATTTTTAGCCAAACGTTCCTTATAGACATCAATCATAGTTGCCACTTTTTTCTCCACGTCTGCCTTAGCTTCTGGAGAGAATTTTTCATGGGCATACCAGAGACCCAAGGCTTGTTTGAAAGGACCTTGTGCTAGTTGATAAGCTGCCTTGACCTTGTCTTTAGCTTCTGGAACTCCTGAAAGCGCACGACTATAGGCACCTGACAAGACACGGATTTCTTCTGTTAAATAGCTGGTTGAGAGATTCACAACACTTAAAATTAAGGTTGCCTTGAGGAGAGGCCATGCCTCTTCACTATAGAATTGATCTGCTGCTTGCCAGAAACGTTCCTCGTCTACGATAACCTTGTCTGGTACTTGTCCAAGAACGGCTTGGAAGAAGTCATCCAAAGGTAGGGCAGGTGCGAATTTCTTGAAATCTTCGTAAGCATATGGATGGTAGAGTTTAGCATACTCTGAACTTTCTTCATTAGAGAGCACCACTGCTGCAATTCGGCGGTCCAATTCTAATCTATTCTCAAGCAAGTCTTCAATTTCTGCATCAGAGAAATCATAAGCCTTGAGGAGATTTGCGCTGCTTTCTTTCCAAAGAGTCAAGAGCTCTTCGCGCTGAGGATGGTCTTCTGCATAGTAGGTCGTATCTGGCAGGATTGTGCTTGGAGCACTTGCCCATAAAACGTTGATTCTGGCATCCATAAAGTCTGGCGATACACCAAAAGGAAGGAAGTTAGGTTTTCCTGCAAGTTCAAACTCTGCTAGTCTAGCTGTAAAATCCGCAAAAGTCTCCAATTCTTGGAATTCTTTAAGGAGTGGTAAGACAGGTGTGATACCGTCAGCTTCTCTCTTGTCAAAATCACGAACTAGGCGGTGGTATTTGACAAAGTTTGCCAAGATAGCATCCTCAGGCACCTCTTCACCTGCCAACCACTTGTCTGTTGTCGCCAACATCAAGTCTTCAATTTCTTGGTCTAAATCAACAAAACCTCCCGTTTGAGACTTATCTGCTGGGATTTCAGCTGTCTGTTGCCATTCTCCATTGATTGCATCATAAAAATCATCTTGATAACGTGTCATCTTGTTCTCGCTTTCATTTGTACTTGTTTTTAGCTTAACAAAAATTAACTGGGAATGCAATTAAAAATGAACTTTCTCTTGCCATCATTTCTCAGTTATTATTTTAATTTTTTCAAAAATTAACTTGACTTAATTTTTTTTTTAATGTATATTAAGAGACAGGAGGAATACAAGTTTATGATACGTATCGAAAACCTCAGTGTCTCCTACAAAGAAACGTTGGCACTTAAGGATATTTCACTAGTGCTCCATGGACCAACAATTACCGGTATTATTGGTCCAAACGGTGCTGGAAAATCAACATTATTAAAAGGGATGCTGGGAATTATCCCACATCAAGGTCAGGCATTTCTCGATGACAAGGAAGTTAAAAAATCCTTACATCGAATCGCCTATGTCGAACAAAAAATCAATATCGACTACAACTTTCCCATCAAGGTCAAGGAATGTGTCTCGTTAGGACTCTTTCCCTCTATCCCTCTCTTTCGAAGTTTAAAGGCTAAACATTGGAAGAAAGTGCAAGAAGCCCTTGAAATCGTCGGTCTAGCTGACTATGCTGAACGGCAAATCAGTCAACTGTCTGGAGGTCAATTCCAGCGGGTCTTGATTGCCAGATGTTTGGTGCAGGAAGCCGACTATATCCTCTTGGATGAACCCTTTGTTGGGATTGACTCTGTCAGTGAGGAAATCATCATGAATACGCTGAGAGATTTGAAAAAAGCTGGTAAGACGGTTCTCATCGTCCACCACGACCTCAGCAAGGTTCCCCACTACTTCGATCAAGTCTTGCTTGTCAATCGAGAAGTGATTGCCTTTGGTCCAACCAAAGAAACCTTTACCGAAGCCAATCTCAAAGAAGCTTACGGTAATCGACTCTTTTTCAATGGAGGTGACCTATGATTGCAGAATTTATCGATGGATTGCAAAAATTCCATTTCTTACAAAATGCCTTGATAACAGCTATTGTCGTCGGGGTCGTAGCTGGAGCTGTAGGATGTTTCATCATCCTACGCGGGATGTCACTCATGGGAGATGCCATTTCACATGCTGTCTTACCAGGTGTAGCCCTCTCCTTCATCTTGGGCGTTGACTTCTTTATCGGAGCCATTGTCTTTGGATTGCTAGCTGCCATCATCATTACCTACATCAAGGGAAACTCGATTATCAAAAGCGATACCGCCATCGGCATTACCTTTTCTTCTTTCTTAGCCCTCGGTATCATCTTGATTAGTGTCGCTAAAAGTTCAACTGACCTTTTCCATATCCTTTTTGGTAATATCCTAGCCGTCCAAGATACGGATATGTTTATTACTATGGGTGTTGGGGCAGTCATTCTCTTGTTAATCTGGATTTTCTTCAAGCAACTCTTGATAACTTCCTTTGATGAACTCTTGGCTAAAGCCATGGGAATGCCTGTCAATTTCTATCACTACCTTCTCATGGTACTCTTGACTCTCGTGTCTGTGACAGCCATGCAAAGTGTCGGAACTATCCTGATTGTAGCCATGCTGATTACCCCAGCTGCAACTGCTTATCTGTATGCTAATAGCCTGAAAAGCATGATTTTCCTTTCCTCAACCTTTGGAGCTACTGCTTCGGTTTTGGGACTCTTTATCGGCTATAGCTTTAACGTTGCGGCAGGTTCTAGTATCGTGCTTACAGCTGCTAGTTTCTTTCTCATTAGCTTCTTTATCGCTCCAAAACAACGATATTTGAAACTGAAAAATAAACATTTGTTAAAATAAGGGGCAAAACCCCAATAAATTGGAGGATCTAATGAAAAAATTAGGTACATTACTCGTTCTCTTTCTTTCCGTCATTGCTCTTGTAGCATGTACTAGTGGAAAAAAAGATGCAGCTTCTGGTCAAAAACTAAAAGTTGTTGCTACAAACTCAATCATCGCTGATATTACTAAAAATATTGCTGGTGACAAGATTGATCTTCACAGTATCGTTCCTGTTGGTCAAGACCCACATGAATACGAACCACTCCCTGAAGACGTTAAGAAAACTTCTCAAGCTGATTTGATTTTCTATAACGGGATCAACCTTGAAACAGGTGGTAATGCTTGGTTTACAAAATTGGTAGAAAATGCCAAGAAAACTGAAAACAAAGACTACTTTGCAGTCAGCGAAGGCGTTGATGTTATCTACCTTGAAGGTCAAAATGAAAAAGGTAAAGAAGACCCACACGCTTGGCTTAACCTTGAAAACGGGATGATCTTTGCTAAAAATATCGCAAAACAATTGAGCGCTAAAGACCCTAGCAACAAGGAATTCTACGAAAAAAATCTTAAAGAATATACTGATAAGCTAGACAAACTTGACAAGGAAGCTAAAGAGAAATTTAACAACATCCCTGCTGAGAAGAAATTGATCGTAACCAGCGAAGGATGCTTCAAATACTTCTCTAAAGCCTACGGCGTTCCAAGTGCCTATATCTGGGAAATCAACACAGAAGAAGAAGGAACTCCTGAACAAATCAAAACCTTGGTTGAAAAACTTCGCCAAACAAAAGTTCCTTCACTCTTTGTAGAATCAAGTGTGGATGACCGTCCAATGAAGACTGTTTCACAAGACACAAACATCCCAATCTACGCTCAAATCTTTACTGACTCTATCGCAGAACAAGGTAAAGAAGGCGACAGCTACTACAACATGATGAAATACAACCTTGATAAGATTGCTGAAGGATTGGCAAAATAATACTCTTCGAAAATCTCTTCAAACCACGTCAGCGTCGCCTTGCCGTACTCAAGTACAGCCTGTGGCTAGCTTCCTAGTTTGCTCTTTGATTTTCATTGAGTATAAGCCTCTGAAAAACGTCATTCTCACATGAGCTGGCGTTTTTTCTATGCACACATTTCCGGTCAAATCATTGGAAAATTCCGGCTGTTTCAGCTAAAATGGAAGAAAAAAGATTGGAATATCCTATGGTAACTTTTCTCGGAAATCCTGTGAGCTTTACAGGTAAACAACTACAAGTCGGCGACAAGGCACTTGATTTTTTACTCATTACAACAGACCTTTCTAAAAAATCTCTGGCTGATTTTGATGGGAAGAAAAAAGTCTTGAGTGTCGTGCCTTCTATCGATACAGGTATCTGCTCAACTCAAACGCGTCGTTTTAATGAAGAACTGGCTGGACTGGATAATACGGTTGTCTTGACTGTTTCCATGGACCTCCCTTTTGCCCAAAAACGTTGGTGCGGTGCTGAAGGTATTGAAAATGCCATCATGCTCTCAGACTATTTCGACCATTCCTTTGGACGTGATTATGCCCTCTTAATCAATGAGTGGCACTTATTGGCACGCGCAGTCTTTGTCCTCGATACTGACAATACTATTCGCTACGTTGAATACGTGGACAATATCAACTCTGAACCAAACTTCGAAGCCGCAATTGCAGCTGCTAAAGAACTAAATTAGAAGCCATTGTGGCAGATAGCTAGAGAAATCTAGCTTTTTTTGATATACTAGATAAAGATATTAGACAAGAGGAAACGAATGACCCCGAATAAAGAAGATTATCTAAAGTGTATTTATGAAATTGGCATAGATTTGCATAAGATTACCAACAAGGAAATTGCTGCCCGCATGCAAGTCTCTCCCCCTGCCGTAACTGAAATGATTAAACGGATGAAGAGTGAAAATCTCATCCTCAAGGACAAGGAATGTGGATATCTACTGACGGACCTTGGACTCAAACTGGTCTCAGAGCTCTACCGTAAGCATCGCTTGATTGAAGTTTTTCTAGTCCATCATTTAGACTATACAAGTGACCAGATTCACGAGGAAGCTGAGGTCTTGGAGCATACTGTCTCTGAGCTATTCGTGGAGAGACTAGAAAAATTACTTGGATTCCCCAAGACCTGCCCTCACGGAGGAACTATTCCTGCCAAGGGAGAACTCTTAGTTGAAATCAATAACCTCCCACTAGCTGATATCAAGGAAGCTGGCGCCTACCGCCTGACTCGGGTGCATGATAGTTTTGACATTCTCAATTATTTGGATAAGCACTCACTTCACATCGGTGACCATATCCAAGTCCAGCAGTTTGATGGCTTCAGCAATACCTTCACTATCCTTAGTAAAGACGAGGATTTACAAGTAAGTATGGACATTGCCAAACAACTCTATGTCGAAAAAATCGACTAATTTCTCAAGTACCCCAACCACCCCTGAAAATTTTATTTTCAGGGTTTTATTTCTATCATTTGATTTTACTTTCATTTAGTTGTATAATATTTGTTAAAAAAAGAAAGATATCTTAATATATGAAAAAATCACTAAAAATTTTTGCTACATCTAAATGGTTTGACCTCTTCGGGGTTGCTTTGGTCGTTGGGATTGCGATTGCATCTGGTTACCTCAACTCCCGTCTCGACAAATTCGTAGACTGGGGACCATGGACTGCCCTTGTACCCTTTGGATTGATTTCCGTAACTAACGTTGGGATTTCCATGTTATCCACTCGTTTCACAGGAAAATTAAGCAAATGGGGAAATTACTTTGGTATTGTCAATACGATCTTATCTGGTACCATTGATTATATCCTTGGAAATAAGGCGGCCATCATTACCTATCCCGTCACCTTCCTCATTTATACCTTTGCTATTAAGAAATGGGAAGCTTCGCAAGAAGGCAGACCCAACCAAATGAGCCAAAAACAGGTAAAATTGGCAGCCATCATCATTTCCATCATCGCCTTCCTCTTTGCCTTTGTGACCAACTATATCGGCTATGGAGGAAAGATGAATCTCCTTGCCTACGTAACAACTATTGCCTTTGCACTGTCTCTCATTGCCAACGCTTTTAACGCATTGAAACTAACAACCCAGTGGGGCTTTTGGTTGATTTACAATTTCGTTCAGCTGACAAAAGCTGGTATTCAAGGGAATTTTGCCAATATCGGAAAATACATCTTTTATATCCTCAATGCAATCGGAGCTTTATTTGTCTGGAATGATGAAGAGGTGGAACAATAAGAGGGAAATCAAATAAAGAAATCTAACAGAATCTCCTTACTAAAATTTTTATCATTTTAGTTGTAACTCCCATTCTTTTGGAGTAGAATGAAAATAGATAAAAGAGGGAGGTCTTGTCATGAAAAAACTCTTTAGAATCCATTTTACAGCAATTGCAGTCATCGATTTGCTACTATTCGCATTTTTTAGCAAAAAACCCGAGACATCTTTGGAGTGGCTCTTGCTCTCTGGTTTTATTTTCCTCCTTGCTCAGGGACTACTGCTGTTTCGCTTGGCTGTCCAACTCAAACATCAATTCGCTGAGATTTATCCTCAAATCAATAAAAAGATTCGCTTCTACTATTTAGGGGTTCTCACCATTGATTTTCTATTTTTTGTCCTTTTAACCTTCGTTAGTTCTCAGCGTTTTCCCTCTCTTATGCCAATCATCACTGCTTGCCATTCTACTTTTTATTATATGACAACTGGCCACCTAAGAGAAAACTATCCAGACTTTTACGACAAACATATCTCTTTATGGGAGTGTCTCTAAGGAAAAGGAGCTTTTGGCATGAAAAAAATCATCTACACCAAGACCATTGAGCTCCTTGTCATTGATGGAATTATGCTTGTATTTTTGACATTTAAAGGGGGGCTTACTTGGGACTGGATTTTGATTTATAGCGGTTGGCTCATTTTCTTTCATCCTGTGCTATTGACCTATCTTTCCAACCAACTTTGTGACCACTTTAGTCAACTCTATTCACAGATTAGACCAAGATTCCGGCGTTTTTCCTTACAAATCCTTCTATGGGATAGCCTGATAATTCTCTCCTTGATATGTTTAAGTGGTATGCCACTTCTCCTTCTGGGAACTCTCCTAATCCTAGGACACCTCATCCCTTCCTATCGCATAAGCCAAATCCTGAAACAAGATTTCCCCAAGGCCTATCAAGAACCGATTTCTTTTTGGAGTATTTTATGATAGATGAGAAAAACCAAGCCGGCTGGGCTTGGTCTTTCTTATCTATTTTTAGTATCAAGGATAATGGTGACTGGTCCGTCATTGACCAGCTCAACTTGCATATCCGCTCCAAAAATGCCTGTCTGAACGGGCACTTCTTGCGCTAATTTTTGATTGAAAGCATCATAGAAGTCTGATGCCATATCAGGCTTAGCTGCCCCTGTAAAGGCTGGACGATTGCCTTTCTTAGTATCCGCAAAGAGGGTAAACTGAGAAATGGAGAGGATTTCTCCTTCAATATCCTTAACAGACAGGTTCATCTTGCCTTCTGCGTCTGAAAAAATCCGCATGTTGACCAATTTTCTCACAGCATAGTCCAAATCTTCCTCTTGATCCTCTGGTCCAACACCAACCAGCAATAGGAGCCCCTGATTGATTTTTCCCTGAATCTGACCTTGAATACTCACTTGGGCTTTTGTAACCCGTTGGATAATGATTTTCATAATAGCCTTTCTAGTAAGAGCTAGGGCAATTAACCGTTAGTCCGTTTGACAGAGTAAACTTCTGGCACACTCTTAATCTTGTCCACGACCGTGGTCAGCGTCGAGAGGTTGGCAATGCCAAAGGACACATGGATATTAGCAAACTTCATATCCTTGGTTGGTTGGGCATTGACCGTTGAAATATTCTTGGTTGTGTTTGATAGAACTTGCAACACATCGTTCAACAGTCCTGTACGGTTGAGACCATAGATATCGACATGGGCCATATACTCCTTATTTGAGTTTGAATACTGGTCTTCCCACTCCACATCAAGGAGACGTTGCTCGTAGTTTTCTTGGGCGCGCAGGTTCATACAGTCCACACGGTGAATAGCCACACCACGACCCTTGGTAATGTAGCCGACAATATCGTCACCAGGAACAGGATTACAACACTTGGCAATCCGCACTAGGAGACCTGAGGCACCTTCAATGACCACTCCACCCTCATGCTTAACCTTGAGGGTTTCTTTGTTTTCAACCTTGACTTCGCCACCTTTGACAAGTTCTTCTGCCTCCGCCTTGGCCTTGGCACGTTCTTCTTCACGGCGTTCCTTTTCAGTCAGACGGTTAAAGACAGTAATAGCACCGATTTCGCCAAAACCAATGGCGGCAAAGAGAGATTCTTCTGTCTTGTAGCTGGTCTTTTGCAGAACTTGGTCCATATGACGCTTGTCCATGAATTTATTGGCCACATAGCCATTTTCTTGGAACTGAGCCATCAGCATTTCACGACCCTTGTTGACAGACAATTCCTTATCTTGATTTTTAAAGAACTGACGGATCTTGTTGCGGGCCTTGCTGGTCTTGACCATATTGAGCCAGTCACGGCTAGGTCCAAAGGAGTTCGGGTTGGTGACAATTTCAACCTGATCCCCTGTCTTGAGCTTAGTTGTCAGAGGAACCATACGGCCATTGACCTTGGCACCCGTCGCTTTTTCACCGACTTTTGTATGGATTTCGTAGGCAAAGTCAATCGGTCCTGAATCTTTTGGAAGGGAACGGACAGCTCCATCTGGGGTAAAGACGTAAATCTCCTCAGCCAGATAGTTTTCCTTAACTGAATCCACAAATTCCTTAGCATCATCAGCCTGGTCTTGGAGCTCCATCATCTCCTTGATCCAGTTCATCCCAATAGCAGATTCCTTGCTGTTAACCTGCCCCTTGATGCCCTTCTTATAAGCCCAGTGAGCTGCAACCCCGTACTCAGCCACCTCATGCATTTCCTTGGTCCGAATCTGGAACTCAATCGGCCCTTTTGGCCCATAAACAGTCGTATGGATAGACTGGTAGCCATTGGCCTTGCGGTTAGCGATATAGTCTTTGAAACGACCTGGCATTGGTTTCCAAAGTTCATGCACATAACCAAGCATGGCATAAACATCACTTTGGGTATCCAAAATACAACGAATGGCAATCAGGTCATAGATTTCCTCAAAACGTTTTCTCTTATCCTGCATTTTGCGGAAAATCGAGTAAATATGCTTGGGACGACCGTAAATCTTCCCATTTAGATGACGATCTGTCGTATATTCCTCTAATTTTGTGACCACCTCATCCACCAAGGCTTCACGCTCTCTGCGTTTTTCCTTCATCATATGGGTAATCTTGTAAAACTCCGTTGGGTTGAGATAACGGAAAGATAAGTCTTCCAATTCCCATTTGACGCTAGAAATCCCCAGACGGTGAGCAAGAGGTGCATAGATTTCCATAGTTTCTTTGGAAATACGCTCCTGCTTGTCTTTTCGAAGGTGTTTCAGGGTCCGCATATTGTGCAAGCGGTCAGACAGTTTGACCAAAATAACGCGGATGTCCTCAGACATAGCCATAAGCATCTTGCGATGATTTTCCGCTAATTGTTCCTCGATTGATTTGTACTCGACCTTACCAAGCTTGGTAACCCCATCAACGATTACCCGCACATCAGGGCCAAACTCTCTCTCCAAATCATCCAAGGTCGCATCTGTATCTTCTACCACATCATGCAAGAAACCACAGGCAACCGTTACGGCATCTAGCTTAAGTTTGGCTAAAATCCCTGCCACTTGGATAGGGTGAATAATATAAGGTTCACCTGATTTACGATATTGACCACTATGGCATTCAACGGCGTAAATCAAGGCTTTATGTACAAAAGCAACATCTTCTTTTGATAAATATTTTTGCGTTAAAGCGACAACCTCATCGCCCGTCAAATTCACTTCTTTCGGCATCTCTACTCTCCAATTCTTCCTACCATTTTATCACTTTTTTAAGAATATGAAAACTAGAAAATTCCTACTCAATCAATATCTGTATCAAAAACACTGCCAGATTTCTAGCAGTGTTTTGAGTTTTATTTATCTTAGTAAACTGTTCTTTCAGTTTCTACATCGAAGAAGTGGGCTTTGTTCAAGTCAAATCCAAGTTCAACTGTTGCACCTGTTTGCAAGTAGTCACGAGCATCAACTTTAGCAACGAATTCATCTTTACCAACTTGGCAGTAAAGGTGGGATTCTGAACCAAGCAATTCTGATACAGAGATAGTAGCTTTTACAACTGAATCTGGGAATGTTTCAAGGAAAGCAGGTTCTGCATTCACATCTTCTGGACGGATACCGAAGATTAATTCTTTACCTTCGTAGCCTTTTTCACGAAGAACTTTCAATGCTCCTTCTGGAACTTTCAAACGGAAACCATCAGAAACAATTTCGCTTCCAACCAATTTCACATTAATGAAGTTCATAGCTGGGCTTCCAATGAATCCTGCAACGAATTTGTTAACTGGGTTTTTGTAAACTTCTTGAGGAGAACCGATTTGTTCTACACGTCCGATAGTACCTGTACCAGCAGGGTTCTTAGTTGCTGACATGATAACGATACGGTCTGCAAGTGTCATCGCTTCTGTTTGGTCGTGAGTTACGTAGATAGTTGTAGCCCCGATACGACGGTGGATTTTAGCGATTTCAGCACGCATTGATACACGAAGTTTGGCATCCAAGTTTGACAAAGGCTCGTCCATCAAGAATACTTTTGCGTCACGGACGATCGCACGACCCATGGCAACACGTTGACGTTGACCACCTGAAAGGTCAGCTGGCTTACGTTCCAAGAATTCTTTCAAGCCAAGGATTTCAGCTGCTTCTTGCACACGTTTGTCGATGTCTTCTTTGCTGTATTTACGCAATTTCAAACCGAAAGCCATGTTGTCATAAACAGTCATGTGTGGGTAAAGAGCGTAGTTTTGGAATACCATGGCGATGTCACGGTCTTTTGGAGCTACGTCGTTGACAACCACGCCATCGATAGATGCAGTTCCTTCTGTAATATCTTCAAGACCTGCGATCATACGAAGAGTTGTTGATTTACCACATCCTGAAGGACCTACGAAAACGATAAATTCTTTGTCTTTAATGTCCAAGTTGAAGTCTTCAACTGAGTAGTGTTCGCTGTTTGGATATTTTTTGTAAATATTTTTAAGATTCAATTCTACCATGAGGTGA is a window of Streptococcus mitis DNA encoding:
- the tpx gene encoding thiol peroxidase; translated protein: MVTFLGNPVSFTGKQLQVGDKALDFLLITTDLSKKSLADFDGKKKVLSVVPSIDTGICSTQTRRFNEELAGLDNTVVLTVSMDLPFAQKRWCGAEGIENAIMLSDYFDHSFGRDYALLINEWHLLARAVFVLDTDNTIRYVEYVDNINSEPNFEAAIAAAKELN
- a CDS encoding lipoprotein: MKKFLMMLSAILTVFVLASCGANKKDEKIEPSARQSSSTKEEQKETSTKSESQTSTSSSMATPSTTMEKKSETGKNLYEEVIERYNHYQALLSTGDRESLYEKLKQNKIFSEEYGYIFTLSTYDKPASLHYVFADLNNDGQDELIIGDKKYIGAIYYLENKQPKLLHTAYVASAGGFRSSLVIYENGQVRYADWQSTRPEMNLSLYAFDKDGVQKIKEGIFQIGGDQKPEKILEISSNELDLAKFEWKEFEPAN
- a CDS encoding MBL fold metallo-hydrolase, whose amino-acid sequence is MKIHKTVNPVAYENTYYLEGEKHLIVVDPGSHWETIRQTIENINKPICAILLTHAHYDHIMSLDLVRETFGNPPVYIAESEASWLYTPVDNLSGLPRHDDMADVIAKPAEHTFIFHEEYQLEEFHFTVLPTPGHSIGGVSIVFPQAHLVLTGDALFRETIGRTDLPTGSMEQLLHSIQTQLFTLPNYDVYPGHGPATTIAHEKTFNPFF
- a CDS encoding metal ABC transporter ATP-binding protein, yielding MIRIENLSVSYKETLALKDISLVLHGPTITGIIGPNGAGKSTLLKGMLGIIPHQGQAFLDDKEVKKSLHRIAYVEQKINIDYNFPIKVKECVSLGLFPSIPLFRSLKAKHWKKVQEALEIVGLADYAERQISQLSGGQFQRVLIARCLVQEADYILLDEPFVGIDSVSEEIIMNTLRDLKKAGKTVLIVHHDLSKVPHYFDQVLLVNREVIAFGPTKETFTEANLKEAYGNRLFFNGGDL
- the psaA gene encoding metal ABC transporter substrate-binding lipoprotein/adhesin PsaA, which encodes MKKLGTLLVLFLSVIALVACTSGKKDAASGQKLKVVATNSIIADITKNIAGDKIDLHSIVPVGQDPHEYEPLPEDVKKTSQADLIFYNGINLETGGNAWFTKLVENAKKTENKDYFAVSEGVDVIYLEGQNEKGKEDPHAWLNLENGMIFAKNIAKQLSAKDPSNKEFYEKNLKEYTDKLDKLDKEAKEKFNNIPAEKKLIVTSEGCFKYFSKAYGVPSAYIWEINTEEEGTPEQIKTLVEKLRQTKVPSLFVESSVDDRPMKTVSQDTNIPIYAQIFTDSIAEQGKEGDSYYNMMKYNLDKIAEGLAK
- a CDS encoding metal ABC transporter permease encodes the protein MIAEFIDGLQKFHFLQNALITAIVVGVVAGAVGCFIILRGMSLMGDAISHAVLPGVALSFILGVDFFIGAIVFGLLAAIIITYIKGNSIIKSDTAIGITFSSFLALGIILISVAKSSTDLFHILFGNILAVQDTDMFITMGVGAVILLLIWIFFKQLLITSFDELLAKAMGMPVNFYHYLLMVLLTLVSVTAMQSVGTILIVAMLITPAATAYLYANSLKSMIFLSSTFGATASVLGLFIGYSFNVAAGSSIVLTAASFFLISFFIAPKQRYLKLKNKHLLK
- the pepO gene encoding endopeptidase PepO codes for the protein MTRYQDDFYDAINGEWQQTAEIPADKSQTGGFVDLDQEIEDLMLATTDKWLAGEEVPEDAILANFVKYHRLVRDFDKREADGITPVLPLLKEFQELETFADFTARLAEFELAGKPNFLPFGVSPDFMDARINVLWASAPSTILPDTTYYAEDHPQREELLTLWKESSANLLKAYDFSDAEIEDLLENRLELDRRIAAVVLSNEESSEYAKLYHPYAYEDFKKFAPALPLDDFFQAVLGQVPDKVIVDEERFWQAADQFYSEEAWPLLKATLILSVVNLSTSYLTEEIRVLSGAYSRALSGVPEAKDKVKAAYQLAQGPFKQALGLWYAHEKFSPEAKADVEKKVATMIDVYKERLAKNDWLTPETRDKAIVKLNVIKPYIGYPEELPERYKDKVVDETASLFDNALAFARVEIKHSWSKWNQPVDYKEWGMPAHMVNAYYNPQKNLIVFPAAILQAPFYDLHQSSSANYGGIGAVIAHEISHAFDTNGASFDENGSLKDWWTESDYAAFKEKTQKVIDQFDGQDSYGATINGKLTVSENVADLGGIAAALEAAKREADFSAEEFFYNFGRIWRMKGRPEFMKLLASVDVHAPAKLRVNVQVPNFDDFFTTYDVKEGDGMWRSPENRVIIW